From the Candidatus Latescibacter sp. genome, one window contains:
- a CDS encoding DUF5009 domain-containing protein has protein sequence MSGEQKLLSQKGRLESLDAFRGLTMILLVSGGFGLSYLKDYPFWGFFAQQVTHHPWHGMYFWDLIQPFFMFIVGVAMPFSFARRWERGETWGKSLLHVLKRSVILFFLGVMLHCYYSGKPVWELWNVLTQLSFTYLIAFLLMRKQIRTQIVVSFAILFLDYLAYRFIPLPGVTDPWAKDSNLGAYMDQILMGKINPGGGWVAINFIGSTAHTMWGVIAGLVLMSGRPALRKVWLLAAAGVTGVLLGLALDPVIPIVKRICTASFIIESGGWCLLVLSLFYWLVDVRGYRKWATVLVIAGMNPIFLYLFDELLGRWTNNFLAIFTMPFLRYLGDAGKVMQRNIVLLAIWYLAYWLYKRKIVLRI, from the coding sequence ATGAGCGGCGAACAGAAACTTCTCTCCCAAAAGGGCCGTCTGGAATCTCTCGATGCTTTCCGTGGACTGACCATGATCCTCCTGGTCTCGGGCGGATTCGGCCTTTCCTATCTGAAAGATTACCCGTTTTGGGGATTCTTTGCGCAGCAGGTCACCCACCATCCCTGGCACGGCATGTATTTCTGGGACCTGATCCAGCCCTTTTTCATGTTCATCGTCGGGGTGGCCATGCCATTTTCCTTTGCCCGAAGGTGGGAGCGCGGCGAAACCTGGGGGAAAAGCCTCCTCCATGTTCTCAAGCGGTCGGTCATCCTGTTTTTTCTGGGAGTTATGCTCCACTGCTACTACAGCGGGAAACCGGTCTGGGAATTGTGGAATGTCCTGACCCAGCTTTCGTTCACCTATCTCATCGCCTTTCTCCTCATGCGGAAGCAAATCCGCACCCAGATCGTCGTCTCTTTCGCCATTCTCTTCCTCGATTACCTCGCCTACCGGTTCATTCCGCTTCCGGGGGTGACCGATCCCTGGGCGAAAGACAGTAACCTGGGGGCTTACATGGATCAAATCCTCATGGGCAAGATCAATCCGGGAGGCGGCTGGGTGGCCATCAATTTTATCGGCTCCACCGCGCACACGATGTGGGGGGTCATCGCCGGGCTGGTTCTCATGAGCGGCCGTCCAGCCCTGCGGAAAGTCTGGCTCCTCGCAGCAGCGGGTGTCACAGGCGTCCTTCTCGGTCTGGCGCTGGACCCGGTTATCCCTATTGTGAAGCGCATCTGCACCGCCTCGTTCATCATCGAGAGCGGCGGATGGTGTCTCCTGGTTCTATCCCTCTTCTATTGGCTTGTCGATGTCCGGGGATACCGGAAATGGGCAACTGTGCTGGTCATCGCCGGGATGAACCCAATTTTCCTCTACCTTTTCGACGAGCTCCTGGGGAGATGGACGAATAACTTCCTGGCAATCTTTACCATGCCGTTTCTCCGTTACCTCGGAGATGCCGGAAAGGTTATGCAGA